One region of Chrysiogenia bacterium genomic DNA includes:
- a CDS encoding 2-succinyl-6-hydroxy-2,4-cyclohexadiene-1-carboxylate synthase: SRPEGLAWAIAALSPGRQPDYGSRLGELAMPVHLITGERDEKFSAIAGQMRARIPDATHHVISSAGHSAHFEKPDQYAATLEEILREERQPGVIAC; this comes from the coding sequence GCTCCCGTCCGGAGGGCCTCGCCTGGGCAATCGCCGCGCTCAGCCCCGGCCGCCAGCCCGACTACGGTTCGCGACTTGGTGAACTCGCCATGCCCGTGCACCTCATCACCGGCGAGCGCGACGAGAAGTTTTCCGCGATCGCCGGGCAGATGCGCGCGCGCATCCCCGATGCAACCCATCACGTGATTTCGAGCGCGGGACACAGCGCCCACTTCGAAAAACCAGACCAATATGCCGCGACCCTGGAGGAGATTCTCCGGGAAGAGCGGCAACCAGGAGTGATTGCATGTTGA